A window of the Bacteroidota bacterium genome harbors these coding sequences:
- a CDS encoding T9SS type A sorting domain-containing protein — MKSVQSAFLILSLLGLNSAAFASPEILTAPTQVIATGYPRHIDLGWAPDQSVSVKEYRVYRKTEGGKTLLGTTGKDIPFFVHWVGKADSTVNYVVTTVSTGNVESADSPEVSATTAEQSDDEWLTMIQKHGFRYFWDYGHPTSGLARERLGSGNTCTTGGSGFGVMAFPMAVERGFITRSEAVSRLLTITSFLQSSVPRYHGVWPHWFNGSTGATIPFSQYDDGGDLVESAFLIQGLLACRQYFDSNDLYEQALRAKITTLWEAMEWDWYRRFTDGNTLYWHWSPNYAWQMNFALKGWNETLITYVLGAASPTHSIPADLYTKGFASGDRFVNGRFFYGKQIAVGWDWGGPLFFAHYSFLGLDPRLMRDKYTKQYSFSGKYTWYDNLRATTLVHQQYGKNNPKKFAGYNETTWGWTASDNPWGYNAHEPQNNDNGTITPTAGLSSFPYTPVESMALLKNLYYTYGDRLYGVFGFRDAFNVKENWFAQSIIAIDQGPIIVMIENHRTQLLWNLFMKNPEIIPALKAMGFEEGLFTPVEQDPVPEPGNIRINSVYPNPFNPETKIEIDNPSQGTAEITVWSINGQLILTLFSGILPEGVSTLKWTPGNLATGKYLIRFSTGGRSTTTLATYVK, encoded by the coding sequence ATGAAATCCGTTCAATCTGCTTTTCTGATTTTATCTCTGTTGGGATTGAATTCCGCAGCGTTTGCTTCCCCCGAAATCCTTACTGCCCCCACGCAGGTAATTGCCACCGGCTATCCGCGGCACATCGATCTGGGCTGGGCGCCGGATCAGAGCGTCAGTGTGAAGGAATACCGTGTGTACCGGAAAACGGAAGGCGGGAAAACCCTTCTCGGGACCACCGGAAAGGACATTCCCTTCTTTGTTCATTGGGTAGGTAAAGCCGATTCCACTGTAAACTACGTGGTCACCACTGTTTCAACGGGAAATGTGGAAAGTGCCGATTCACCCGAAGTATCTGCCACCACCGCCGAACAAAGTGATGACGAGTGGCTGACCATGATTCAGAAACACGGGTTCCGGTATTTCTGGGACTATGGGCATCCGACGAGCGGACTGGCCCGGGAACGTCTTGGCTCGGGCAATACCTGTACCACAGGCGGATCCGGATTCGGAGTCATGGCCTTTCCCATGGCAGTAGAAAGGGGATTCATCACCCGTTCAGAGGCTGTATCCCGACTGCTCACCATTACCAGTTTTCTTCAGTCATCTGTTCCCCGGTATCATGGTGTCTGGCCTCACTGGTTCAACGGATCGACAGGGGCCACCATTCCATTCAGTCAGTACGATGATGGCGGTGACCTGGTGGAATCGGCCTTTCTGATCCAGGGTTTGCTGGCCTGCCGGCAGTATTTTGACAGTAACGATCTGTACGAACAGGCACTACGGGCCAAGATCACCACATTATGGGAAGCAATGGAGTGGGACTGGTACCGCCGGTTTACCGATGGCAATACGTTATACTGGCATTGGTCACCCAATTATGCCTGGCAAATGAATTTTGCGCTGAAGGGCTGGAATGAAACCCTGATTACCTATGTGCTGGGGGCTGCCTCACCCACCCACTCCATTCCGGCCGATCTGTATACCAAGGGATTTGCCAGCGGTGACCGGTTTGTCAATGGCCGGTTTTTTTACGGCAAACAAATAGCAGTCGGATGGGACTGGGGCGGACCGTTGTTCTTTGCTCATTACTCTTTCTTAGGGCTCGATCCCAGGCTCATGCGCGACAAATACACCAAGCAGTATTCCTTCTCCGGCAAGTACACCTGGTACGACAACCTGCGCGCCACCACACTGGTTCATCAGCAATACGGCAAAAACAACCCCAAGAAATTTGCCGGCTACAATGAAACCACCTGGGGATGGACTGCCAGTGACAATCCGTGGGGATACAATGCACACGAACCCCAGAACAATGATAACGGCACCATCACACCCACAGCCGGACTGTCGTCCTTTCCCTACACACCGGTTGAGTCGATGGCACTGTTGAAAAATCTGTATTACACGTATGGTGACCGATTGTATGGTGTTTTCGGATTCCGGGATGCCTTTAATGTAAAGGAAAACTGGTTTGCCCAGAGCATTATCGCCATCGATCAGGGACCAATCATTGTGATGATCGAAAACCACCGTACTCAGCTTCTGTGGAACCTGTTTATGAAAAATCCGGAAATCATTCCGGCTCTGAAGGCCATGGGATTTGAAGAGGGCCTGTTCACCCCGGTGGAACAGGATCCCGTGCCGGAGCCCGGCAACATCCGGATCAACTCGGTATACCCGAATCCGTTCAATCCGGAAACAAAGATCGAGATCGACAATCCTTCACAGGGAACAGCGGAAATCACCGTTTGGTCGATAAACGGACAGCTTATCCTGACCCTTTTCTCAGGAATCCTGCCAGAAGGAGTATCAACTTTGAAATGGACGCCCGGGAATCTTGCCACAGGAAAATATCTGATCAGATTCTCAACAGGAGGCCGATCCACCACAACTCTGGCCACATATGTAAAGTAA
- a CDS encoding DUF1761 domain-containing protein yields MPFTDRMVYIDSQATTGWDLSVFRVGIHGSGWPILAEGLSDENRIVGLTRSVTYYLKRNNHMENISLNHLAIFLCAVMNLAIGGIWYSVLFGKPWMVAAGLTEEKLKTAKPAVSMTAGFLLAWLMAYNLAFFIGDPSIDMTTGALYGFLTGFGWVTLSIAMTAAFEMRPLSYTLINGGFMTVWFTLTGLILGAWR; encoded by the coding sequence TTGCCATTTACAGACCGGATGGTGTACATTGACAGCCAGGCCACGACTGGCTGGGACCTGTCTGTATTCCGGGTGGGGATCCACGGCTCCGGATGGCCCATTCTGGCAGAAGGTCTGTCAGATGAAAACCGGATCGTGGGGTTGACCCGGTCCGTAACTTATTACCTTAAAAGGAACAATCACATGGAAAACATCAGCCTGAACCATCTGGCCATCTTCTTATGTGCAGTGATGAATCTGGCCATCGGAGGCATCTGGTATTCGGTTTTATTTGGCAAACCCTGGATGGTGGCCGCCGGACTGACGGAGGAAAAGTTAAAAACGGCCAAACCAGCGGTGTCGATGACGGCAGGTTTTCTGCTCGCCTGGCTGATGGCCTACAATCTGGCCTTTTTCATCGGGGATCCATCGATCGACATGACCACCGGCGCACTCTATGGCTTTTTAACCGGCTTTGGCTGGGTCACGCTTTCCATTGCGATGACAGCCGCATTCGAAATGCGACCCCTTTCATACACTCTGATCAATGGCGGGTTCATGACCGTCTGGTTCACCCTGACCGGTTTGATTCTGGGTGCCTGGCGCTGA
- a CDS encoding glycoside hydrolase family 97 protein: MSARHTCLVTILFILLASGTVFSQPFTVQSPDNSIQVSLGQLPDGTMIYSASHRNQVVMNWSKLGFRLDKGPNLESDLKPGTAALTETNEKWEQPWGEVRLISNHYRELRLPVSRRSDGKTAYVLVFRVFNDGVGFRYEFPDETGLGSFNIMDELTEFVFADATTSWWIPGLFEGRYLRDEYLYRQTPLQQIGVAHTPVTIETSSGRYLSIHEANLTDYACLLLEYTGFDALKAHLMPWADGIRVKAKTPFNTPWRTIQIGLSAGDLVESSLILNLNEPSVLKDHSWIKPGKYVGIWWGMHIGPWTFGTGPNHGATTARTKQYIDFAAANGFSGVLVEGWNTGWDDVWWDDKPKSFNFTQAHPDYDFNAVTAHAAKKGVTIIAHNETGADMLNYERQIDSAFALYQRAGIRAVKTGYVGPRANGEWPNGQFAVRHYQLVTEKAAAHQLMLDVHEPIKDTGLRRTWPNLMTREGARGQEYNAWSADGGNPPEHQTILPFTRLLSGPMDYTPGIFDLDYKNSPNRNRVNSTLANQLALYVTIYSPLTMAADLIENYQNQPAFQFIKDVPVNWSETHVLNGKVGDYYTVVRKSWEGQEWFLGSVTDEVARDFDFQLGFLPAGKRYVAERYADGPGADWETNPYPMTIDKFLVDGSTILNVRLAAGGGQAIRFRPATPADEKELKPYKYPDLTGIRVLSK, translated from the coding sequence ATGTCTGCCCGCCACACCTGTTTAGTGACCATCCTGTTCATTCTGCTCGCATCAGGAACTGTTTTTTCACAGCCATTCACCGTTCAATCACCCGATAACTCCATTCAGGTCAGCCTTGGTCAACTTCCTGACGGCACCATGATCTATTCGGCCAGTCACCGGAATCAGGTGGTAATGAACTGGTCAAAACTGGGATTCCGGCTCGACAAAGGCCCCAATCTGGAATCGGATTTAAAACCGGGAACTGCCGCCCTCACCGAAACCAATGAGAAATGGGAACAACCCTGGGGTGAAGTACGGCTGATTTCGAACCATTACAGAGAACTCAGACTACCAGTCAGCCGGCGTTCGGATGGCAAAACCGCCTATGTCCTGGTTTTCAGGGTATTTAATGACGGGGTCGGATTCCGGTATGAATTTCCCGATGAAACCGGACTGGGATCTTTCAACATCATGGATGAGCTTACCGAGTTCGTATTCGCCGATGCAACCACCAGCTGGTGGATTCCCGGATTGTTCGAAGGCCGGTATCTGCGTGATGAATATTTATACCGGCAGACACCGCTGCAGCAAATTGGAGTGGCCCACACACCGGTTACCATCGAGACGTCCAGCGGACGGTATCTTTCCATTCATGAAGCCAATCTTACTGACTATGCGTGCCTTCTGCTGGAGTATACCGGATTCGATGCTCTGAAAGCCCATCTGATGCCTTGGGCTGACGGGATCAGAGTCAAAGCAAAAACACCCTTCAACACTCCCTGGCGTACCATTCAGATCGGATTGTCGGCCGGTGATCTGGTGGAATCTTCTCTGATCCTGAACCTGAATGAACCTTCCGTTCTGAAAGATCATTCCTGGATCAAACCTGGCAAATATGTCGGAATCTGGTGGGGAATGCACATTGGTCCCTGGACATTCGGGACCGGACCGAATCATGGCGCCACCACTGCCAGAACCAAACAATACATTGATTTTGCTGCAGCAAACGGATTTTCCGGCGTACTGGTTGAAGGCTGGAACACTGGTTGGGATGATGTATGGTGGGACGACAAACCAAAATCATTCAACTTTACTCAGGCCCATCCCGATTATGATTTCAATGCTGTTACTGCCCATGCTGCCAAAAAGGGAGTTACCATCATTGCACACAATGAAACCGGTGCTGATATGCTGAATTATGAGCGTCAGATCGATTCGGCCTTTGCCCTTTACCAGCGTGCAGGAATCCGCGCGGTAAAAACCGGTTATGTCGGTCCACGTGCCAATGGTGAATGGCCAAACGGTCAATTTGCGGTCCGGCATTATCAACTGGTGACCGAAAAGGCGGCGGCCCATCAGCTCATGCTGGATGTTCATGAACCGATCAAGGATACCGGTCTGCGCAGAACCTGGCCAAACCTGATGACGCGGGAAGGAGCCCGGGGACAGGAATACAATGCCTGGTCGGCCGATGGAGGAAATCCGCCGGAACACCAGACGATTCTTCCTTTCACCCGTCTGCTTTCCGGACCCATGGATTACACACCGGGTATTTTTGATCTGGACTATAAAAATTCCCCCAACCGGAACCGGGTCAATTCCACATTGGCCAACCAGCTTGCGCTGTATGTCACCATTTACAGTCCGCTGACCATGGCCGCCGATCTGATCGAAAATTACCAGAATCAGCCCGCTTTTCAGTTTATCAAAGACGTTCCTGTTAACTGGTCAGAAACCCATGTGCTCAACGGAAAAGTCGGGGACTATTACACGGTTGTCCGGAAAAGCTGGGAAGGTCAGGAGTGGTTTCTGGGTTCTGTGACCGATGAGGTTGCACGTGATTTCGATTTTCAGCTGGGTTTTCTGCCGGCAGGAAAACGATATGTGGCCGAACGGTATGCAGATGGCCCCGGTGCAGACTGGGAAACCAATCCGTACCCGATGACCATCGACAAGTTTCTGGTGGATGGGTCCACCATTCTGAATGTCCGACTGGCAGCAGGCGGAGGGCAAGCCATCCGTTTCAGACCAGCCACTCCGGCTGATGAAAAGGAATTGAAACCATACAAGTACCCTGATCTGACAGGAATACGGGTGTTATCAAAATAA
- a CDS encoding M48 family metalloprotease codes for MKTVTEWNSTFLSKVWIALVSIILFVLIYLLLLTTTFTVTWFACKYSLLLLFFKPHYITIILFISACVLGGLISFFLLKNLFKKEVIDRSGFIEISREEEPQLFALIDEVVNQTGAQPPLHVYLTPDTNASVFYDSSILSLFYPSGKNLSIGVGLLNSVTELELKAILGHEFGHFSQKSMTIGSYVYYINRIIYNLVQPDEDLNKTANTIAGLTNVLYGAVWLAMRATNGIQWIVKKLYLLVNKAYLGVSREMEFHADRIAVSITGYGPLETSLLRLQLADHSFNQVIQFYVNQEGSRTLNLYEHQSDLSAFLATESGLTVHNFIADINLQNTSHFNYSRLKITDQWSSHPSIADRIERAKSQDGPVCTDTRIRAITLLQYSEKWQSTFTSQFFEGLGRQENTVLHHAQDFLSAYKEQYEARQFDPVFCEYYDSRNPLTREQLRALQESGETHGHETVWFSKKLAEESQKLQALESDCQTIRQLIAGDVHLTHFELDGIRIRLKEAPAVLEQLQSEAETLSSSVLKQEATILSHIQELAEQSGKSDELTLFWDRYEQIDHLFDLNFPIIQTVQAEIAFMFEETKLDLIPKKIEAFRKTENQFKKAIESVLNHDLFSDQLTPAQREVLNNFKSDFQIYFKHPEYQDQSVKLLTESLTIMIEFHHESFFRQKKELLNLIAAIKKENSGDQISMTT; via the coding sequence ATGAAAACTGTCACAGAATGGAATTCAACCTTTCTTTCTAAGGTCTGGATTGCCTTAGTCAGTATTATCCTTTTCGTTCTGATCTACCTTCTGCTTCTTACGACCACTTTTACGGTTACCTGGTTTGCATGTAAATACAGTCTTCTTCTGTTATTCTTCAAACCACATTATATCACAATTATTCTGTTCATTTCTGCCTGTGTGCTTGGCGGGCTGATTTCCTTTTTCCTGCTGAAGAATTTGTTTAAAAAGGAAGTGATTGACAGATCCGGATTTATAGAAATTTCAAGAGAAGAGGAACCACAGCTATTTGCCCTGATCGACGAAGTGGTTAACCAAACCGGGGCACAGCCACCCCTGCATGTCTATCTGACCCCTGATACAAATGCCAGTGTTTTTTATGACTCCAGCATTCTGAGTCTTTTCTACCCATCCGGAAAAAATCTGTCAATCGGTGTTGGATTGCTGAATAGTGTGACCGAGCTGGAATTGAAGGCCATTCTCGGGCATGAGTTCGGTCACTTTTCACAGAAATCAATGACCATCGGATCCTATGTTTACTACATCAACCGTATCATTTATAACCTTGTACAACCCGACGAGGATTTAAACAAAACAGCAAATACCATTGCCGGACTGACCAATGTTCTTTATGGAGCAGTCTGGCTGGCCATGCGGGCGACCAATGGAATACAATGGATCGTTAAAAAGCTTTATCTGCTGGTAAACAAGGCTTACCTGGGTGTCTCGAGAGAAATGGAGTTTCACGCAGACCGGATTGCAGTTTCCATTACCGGATATGGGCCTTTGGAAACATCCCTGCTTCGTCTTCAGCTGGCTGATCATTCTTTCAATCAGGTAATTCAATTTTATGTGAATCAGGAAGGATCACGCACCCTGAATCTTTATGAACACCAATCGGATCTTTCTGCATTTCTGGCAACAGAAAGCGGATTAACTGTCCACAATTTTATTGCTGACATCAACCTCCAAAACACGAGTCATTTCAATTATTCCCGTCTGAAAATTACCGATCAATGGAGTTCACACCCTTCCATCGCAGATCGGATTGAGAGAGCAAAGTCCCAGGATGGACCGGTGTGCACTGATACACGGATCCGGGCGATCACTCTCCTTCAATATTCTGAAAAGTGGCAATCCACGTTTACCAGCCAATTCTTTGAAGGACTTGGACGGCAGGAAAACACGGTTCTGCATCATGCACAGGATTTTCTTTCTGCTTACAAGGAACAATATGAAGCGCGTCAATTTGATCCGGTATTCTGCGAGTATTACGATAGCAGAAATCCATTAACCCGTGAACAATTGCGCGCATTACAGGAATCTGGAGAAACACACGGGCATGAAACAGTCTGGTTTTCTAAAAAACTTGCAGAGGAGTCACAAAAACTTCAGGCTCTTGAATCGGATTGCCAAACGATAAGACAACTGATTGCAGGCGATGTCCATCTGACACATTTTGAACTTGATGGCATCAGGATACGGTTAAAGGAAGCCCCTGCGGTACTGGAACAACTGCAATCAGAAGCGGAAACCCTCTCCAGTTCCGTTTTAAAGCAGGAAGCCACTATTCTGTCCCATATACAGGAACTGGCTGAACAATCGGGAAAATCAGACGAACTCACTCTTTTCTGGGATCGCTACGAGCAGATTGATCATTTATTCGACCTGAACTTTCCAATTATTCAAACTGTTCAGGCAGAAATAGCCTTCATGTTCGAAGAAACAAAACTGGATCTCATTCCAAAGAAAATTGAGGCATTCAGGAAAACAGAGAACCAATTTAAAAAGGCAATTGAATCGGTTTTAAACCATGACCTGTTTTCTGATCAGCTTACTCCGGCACAACGGGAAGTTTTAAACAATTTTAAATCGGATTTTCAGATTTATTTCAAACACCCGGAATACCAGGATCAGTCGGTCAAATTATTGACGGAGTCACTGACGATCATGATTGAATTTCATCATGAATCATTTTTCAGACAGAAAAAGGAACTGTTAAACCTGATTGCAGCCATAAAAAAAGAAAATTCCGGGGACCAGATTTCCATGACCACCTGA
- a CDS encoding cellulase family glycosylhydrolase yields MRVKIVVLFVLCFSTSSLFADGFLRVDGRKIVNDQGDVLLRGMGLGGWLLPEGYMLQTSGFANSPTEIRAKVVEVAGEDGADAFFAAWYQNYVTRQDIDALKAIGFNSIRLPLHYPLLTPKNQPGVWLESGFAQIDSCLAWCKANSMYLILDLHSAPGAQNPGPISDSDGEARLWQDAAHRERTVEIWKKLAQRYKDEPWVGGYDLLNEPAADLGPGNVPLRNLYIDITNAIRQIDTTHILFIEGNWYATDFSGLTPKWDDKIVYSFHKYWNDVTKGTIDYLIKISETQNAPLWCGESGENSNAWFTSVIGLFEKNNIGWSWWPHKKIGTISAPYSSPITTGWENLLKYWNGQSAKPSVTTAKTWLMQQADALKIDNCLFRPDVPDAMFRQVQSPTRVPYAQITLPGKVHATDYDMGPYGVAWMDEVYQNISGGKSTNNGYQYRNDGVDIEICTDVSGGTNGFNVGWIEANDWMTYTINVPEAFTGPMTIRYASATGGGYLRIFLNGLSLVSPVTMPSTGGWQTWTTKSAGNVTIPAGTHELKLQSLIGGFNLNWVEWKKTMVSVGEDQELPGGIGLSPAWPNPFNPVTMCRVSLPVSERVQIDLVSVTGQVVRHLRDDRLPAGITDVQVNADGLASGLYLIRLTAGSAVRTTRIVLQR; encoded by the coding sequence ATGCGCGTTAAAATAGTTGTTTTATTCGTTTTGTGTTTTTCCACTTCGTCATTATTTGCTGATGGATTTCTCCGTGTTGATGGACGCAAAATTGTAAATGATCAGGGCGACGTTCTGTTGCGCGGAATGGGACTTGGCGGTTGGTTGCTTCCGGAAGGGTACATGCTGCAGACCTCGGGCTTTGCCAATTCACCCACCGAGATACGGGCCAAAGTGGTTGAAGTGGCCGGTGAGGATGGCGCCGATGCGTTTTTTGCAGCCTGGTATCAGAATTATGTGACCCGTCAGGATATTGACGCGCTGAAGGCCATCGGATTCAACTCCATCCGGCTTCCGCTGCACTATCCGCTTCTCACGCCCAAAAACCAGCCGGGCGTCTGGCTGGAATCCGGTTTTGCTCAAATTGATTCCTGTCTGGCCTGGTGCAAGGCGAATTCCATGTACCTTATTCTGGATCTGCATTCCGCACCGGGGGCGCAGAATCCGGGTCCGATATCGGATAGTGATGGCGAAGCCCGGCTCTGGCAGGATGCGGCACACCGAGAGCGTACTGTCGAAATCTGGAAAAAGCTGGCTCAGCGCTACAAAGACGAGCCATGGGTGGGAGGCTATGATCTGCTGAATGAACCGGCAGCCGATCTCGGACCCGGTAACGTTCCGCTCAGGAATCTGTATATCGACATCACCAATGCCATCCGGCAGATTGATACCACTCACATTTTGTTTATCGAGGGAAATTGGTATGCCACCGATTTTTCGGGACTCACGCCGAAATGGGATGATAAAATAGTCTACTCTTTCCATAAATACTGGAATGATGTTACCAAGGGGACCATTGATTATCTGATTAAAATTTCGGAGACCCAGAATGCACCTCTCTGGTGCGGCGAGTCGGGTGAAAATTCCAATGCCTGGTTTACGTCGGTAATTGGTTTATTCGAGAAAAACAACATTGGCTGGAGCTGGTGGCCTCATAAGAAAATCGGAACCATTTCCGCACCTTACTCCTCACCAATCACAACAGGTTGGGAAAACCTGTTAAAATACTGGAACGGACAGTCGGCCAAGCCATCGGTCACCACTGCCAAAACCTGGTTGATGCAGCAGGCCGACGCACTTAAAATTGATAATTGTTTGTTCCGGCCCGATGTGCCCGATGCCATGTTCAGACAGGTGCAATCGCCAACCCGGGTACCTTATGCGCAGATTACCCTTCCCGGAAAAGTTCATGCCACCGATTACGACATGGGACCCTATGGGGTTGCCTGGATGGACGAGGTTTATCAGAATATCAGTGGTGGAAAGTCAACCAATAATGGCTATCAGTACCGGAACGATGGGGTCGATATTGAAATCTGTACGGATGTCTCTGGTGGAACCAATGGGTTCAATGTCGGCTGGATCGAAGCCAATGACTGGATGACGTACACCATCAATGTTCCGGAAGCTTTTACCGGTCCGATGACAATCCGGTATGCCAGTGCAACCGGTGGTGGCTATCTTCGCATTTTCCTCAACGGACTTTCACTGGTTTCTCCGGTTACCATGCCTTCAACCGGTGGATGGCAAACCTGGACCACCAAATCGGCCGGAAATGTGACCATCCCAGCCGGAACCCACGAGTTGAAACTGCAATCGTTAATTGGTGGTTTTAACCTGAACTGGGTGGAATGGAAGAAAACCATGGTGTCGGTCGGGGAAGATCAGGAATTGCCTGGCGGGATCGGACTGTCACCAGCCTGGCCCAATCCGTTCAATCCGGTTACCATGTGCCGTGTTTCCCTGCCGGTTTCCGAAAGAGTCCAGATTGATCTGGTTTCGGTAACCGGGCAGGTGGTTCGTCATCTCCGCGATGACAGGCTGCCCGCAGGAATAACCGATGTTCAGGTGAATGCAGATGGCCTGGCCTCCGGGTTGTATCTGATCCGTCTGACGGCCGGATCTGCAGTCCGGACCACCAGGATTGTTCTGCAACGATAA